In Qingshengfaniella alkalisoli, a single genomic region encodes these proteins:
- a CDS encoding ABC transporter permease → MTDTTSTQPQGHSYIRAMIRQYAGIVLSLLALCVIFSLTNDRFLSLANFTNIFQQVAVIAIAAFGMTWVILLGEIDLSIGSIIAVAGMVGAQVIGLGWGFVPALVLTLASGAIMGLFNGTMTAKLMLPSFIVTVATMSIYRGFVSLPTGGAPAMNMDPTWIAIGANSFLGLPIIIWIVLALFLVNHVALAHTTFGRKAYLTGGNREAALYSGINVDGMKIKIFMISGVMAAISGILLSSRLYSAQTNAGMSYELDAIAAAVLGGTSLAGGVGTMVGTLIGALIIGVLNNGMNMLSVPYFYQLIVKGLVILIAVWLDVRSKQRQG, encoded by the coding sequence ATGACCGATACTACCTCCACGCAGCCGCAGGGCCACAGCTACATCCGCGCCATGATCCGCCAGTATGCGGGGATCGTGCTCTCCCTGCTGGCGCTTTGCGTCATCTTTTCGCTGACCAACGACCGCTTCCTGTCGCTGGCCAACTTCACCAACATCTTCCAGCAGGTGGCGGTGATCGCCATTGCCGCCTTCGGCATGACATGGGTGATCCTACTCGGCGAGATTGACCTGTCCATCGGGTCGATCATCGCTGTCGCGGGGATGGTCGGGGCACAGGTGATCGGGCTTGGCTGGGGATTTGTGCCAGCGCTGGTGCTGACACTGGCCTCGGGCGCGATCATGGGGCTCTTCAACGGCACCATGACGGCCAAGCTGATGCTGCCGTCCTTCATCGTCACAGTCGCCACCATGAGCATCTACCGCGGCTTCGTCAGCCTGCCCACTGGCGGCGCCCCCGCCATGAACATGGACCCCACCTGGATCGCGATCGGCGCGAACAGCTTCCTCGGCCTGCCGATCATCATCTGGATCGTGCTGGCGCTGTTTCTCGTCAACCACGTGGCGCTGGCGCACACCACCTTCGGCCGCAAGGCGTATCTTACGGGGGGCAACCGCGAGGCGGCGCTGTATTCCGGCATCAACGTGGATGGCATGAAGATCAAGATCTTCATGATCTCGGGCGTCATGGCGGCGATCTCGGGGATCCTGCTGTCCTCGCGGCTCTATTCGGCGCAGACCAACGCCGGCATGAGCTACGAGCTCGATGCCATCGCCGCCGCCGTGCTGGGCGGCACGTCGCTGGCAGGCGGGGTCGGCACCATGGTGGGCACGCTGATCGGCGCGCTGATCATCGGGGTGCTCAACAACGGCATGAACATGCTGTCGGTGCCCTATTTCTACCAGCTGATCGTCAAGGGGCTGGTGATCCTCATCGCCGTCTGGCTCGACGTGCGCTCCAAGCAGCGGCAGGGCTGA
- a CDS encoding sugar kinase: MAKVLTVGEILVEIVATTKGDGFREAQPLIGPFPSGAPAIFIDQVGKLGTPCAILGRIGDDDFGQLNLDRLRADGVDVSGVEIAPGESTGSAFVRYREDGSRVFVFNIANAACGTLPATPHGRAVMDGCTHMHVMGTALAAPGLAARAMEAIEVIRKNGGTLSFDPNLRPEILNTPGLREALDNVLEQTDLFLPSGDEIFLFTEAQTEAEAAAELLERGVRDIVIKRGADGASHFNAGGRTDAAAIAVEELDPTGAGDCFGGAFVSFWLNGADPATALTHANAAGARAVTRLGPMEGTSTRAELATLLATTETA; the protein is encoded by the coding sequence ATGGCAAAGGTCCTGACCGTCGGAGAGATCCTTGTCGAGATCGTCGCCACCACGAAAGGCGATGGCTTTCGTGAGGCCCAGCCGCTGATCGGCCCCTTCCCCTCGGGGGCGCCGGCCATCTTCATCGACCAGGTGGGCAAGCTCGGCACGCCCTGTGCCATCCTCGGCCGCATCGGCGACGATGATTTCGGCCAACTCAACCTTGACCGGCTGCGCGCCGACGGGGTGGATGTGAGCGGAGTCGAGATCGCGCCGGGCGAAAGCACCGGCTCGGCCTTCGTGCGCTACCGCGAAGACGGCTCGCGTGTCTTCGTGTTCAACATCGCTAACGCCGCCTGCGGCACCCTGCCTGCCACGCCCCACGGCCGCGCGGTCATGGACGGCTGCACCCACATGCATGTCATGGGCACCGCCCTCGCGGCCCCCGGCCTTGCCGCGCGCGCCATGGAGGCCATCGAGGTCATCAGGAAGAACGGCGGCACGCTAAGCTTCGACCCCAACCTGCGCCCAGAGATCCTGAACACCCCCGGCCTGCGCGAGGCGCTCGACAACGTGCTCGAACAGACCGACCTCTTCCTGCCTTCGGGGGACGAGATCTTTCTCTTCACCGAGGCACAGACCGAAGCCGAAGCGGCTGCCGAACTGCTGGAGCGCGGCGTGCGCGACATCGTCATCAAGCGCGGCGCCGATGGGGCAAGTCACTTCAACGCCGGAGGGCGCACCGATGCTGCGGCGATCGCGGTCGAAGAGCTCGACCCCACCGGCGCAGGTGATTGCTTCGGCGGGGCCTTCGTCAGCTTCTGGCTGAACGGGGCCGATCCCGCCACCGCGCTGACCCACGCGAATGCGGCCGGTGCGCGC